The following proteins are co-located in the Scylla paramamosain isolate STU-SP2022 chromosome 37, ASM3559412v1, whole genome shotgun sequence genome:
- the LOC135091307 gene encoding uncharacterized protein LOC135091307 has product MQKLKTLMLCCLCGLYLLFFHHLTTVAITSHKPAANRNHVPATSSLLTEEEYEVEVSLEEASHQRRASPTTHALGSLGETQRILVYNLGTAAEYLPLPPTRPLLKYSSSLSLYIQNSRRKEKKKEKEEEVKEGEEEEAANFSSVLSLSSSFLSSSSIPFSSASSSFSASSIPSFSSSPSSNPSFSFSSTVPSSFFSSSIASFSSSSIPSSFSSSSTALDLVEELLELVEHVEMTCLKLLKQGGRTCQRLPDGDKKVCSDPLVAPTWASCLVYSFGLGHDFTFDVAMAQLGCEVFVFDDDQYHDIYNSHPFTRIHFGHVRLGTKVLYQVVEDKVRNSTYAYMYRPLDNLMYLLGHTRASINLLKMDIEGDEWKVFNESIFKTDILARVGQLAIEIHMTDFLKPNITAEETVTALYKYIAFFTTLRSRGFRLAYYEPNYLSPTFATVAGITFSILAEQLWINTLFRPPPRRLYSNTRAYKAVEYVGDLM; this is encoded by the exons ATGCAGAAGCTAAAAACATTAATGCTATGCTGCCTGTGTGGCCTGTACTTACTGTTCTTCCATCACCTCACCACCGTCGCCATCACGTCACACAAGCCTGCTGCGAATCGTAATCATGTTCCTGCCACCTCTTCACTACTGACGGAGGAGGAATACGAAGTGGAAG TCTCATTAGAGGAAGCCAGCCACCAGCGGAGGGCGTCACCCACAACACACGCACTGGGTTCCCTAGGAGAGACTCAGAGGATCCTGGTTTATAATTTAGGAACAGCTGCTGAGTacctccccctgccccccaccagacccctcctcaaatactcctcctccttatccctctATATCCAGAATTcacgaaggaaagagaagaagaaggagaaggaggaggaggtaaaggaaggagaggaggaggaagctgcaaacttttcctctgtcctttctttatcttcttcctttttgtcttcttcctctattcccttttcttcggcctcttcctcattttccgcctcctccattccttctttctcctcttctccttcctccaatccttctttctcattttcctctaccgttccttcgtctttcttttcctcctccattgcttctttctcctcctcctccattccttcttctttctcctcctcctccaccgccctGGACCTAGTGGAGGAGCTGCTGGAGTTGGTGGAGCACGTGGAGATGACCTGTTTAAAACTTCTGAAGCAAGGAGGGAGGACTTGCCAACGACTTCCTGATGGAGATAa AAAGGTGTGTTCGGACCCCCTCGTGGCGCCGACTTGGGCATCGTGCCTGGTGTACTCGTTCGGCCTCGGCCACGACTTCACCTTCGACGTGGCCATGGCGCAGCTCGGGTGTGAGGTCTTTGTGTTTGATGATGACCAGTACCACGACATTTACAACAGCCATCCATTTACCAG GATTCACTTCGGCCACGTGCGTCTCGGTACCAAGGTGCTGTATCAGGTGGTGGAGGACAAGGTGAGGAACAGCACCTACGCTTACATGTACCGGCCACTGGACAACCTCATGTACCTCCTGGGACACACGCGGGCCTCTATCAACCTGCTGAAGATGGACATTGAAGGGGATGAGTGGAAGGTGTTCAATGAGTCTATATttaag aCTGATATTCTAGCACGTGTGGGACAGCTGGCTATTGAAATACATATGACGGATTTTCTGAAGCCAAACATCACAGCAGAGGAAACAGTAACGGCCCTCTACAAGTACATTGC CTTCTTCACGACCCTTCGCTCTCGTGGCTTTCGTCTCGCCTACTATGAGCCAAATTACTTGAGTCCTACCTTCGCTACCGTGGCTGGCATCACGTTTTCTATCCTGGCTGAGCAGCTGTGGATTAACACACTCTTCCGCCCACCACCTCGCCGCCTCTACAGCAACACTCGTGCCTATAAAGCAGTTGAATATGTAGGTGATCTAATGTAG
- the LOC135091202 gene encoding TNF receptor-associated factor family protein DDB_G0272098-like, giving the protein MAVFRGHRATTTITTTTTTTIQPPTITTSTTTTTTTTSTTTRSTTPTTIITTTTITTTTTTTTAADTTSTNLQIQEALETDDWVLVDFHQNVSVKLECDLESDAISFLSHEPPKCDSECGSLENDLVFLESHFEGHLESSLDPELTLESLVLEDEPGILDSSDGGEVKQDKEEKEEVLKDGPGLLGFLDVEEVKEDEEGEEEEEDEEETLFFSDFHVGGSHRRKQVTLGERTQDRIRKPKRRVVTAASDNFKNPHTLNTEDHHPFCRRPRIIEPPDKHPRKNRRRRRNGNIIPCWYCESALAQVDVSKAVGGRTVYRLDKRLGYS; this is encoded by the exons ATGgctgttttcagaggccacagag ctactactactattaccaccaccactactactactatacaacCACCTACTATCACCacttctaccactacaactaccactacgaCCAGCACCACAACTAGAAGtaccacccccaccacaatcattaccaccactaccatcactactaccaccaccaccaccactgctgctgacACCACCTCTACCAACCTACAGATTCAAG AGGCACTTGAAACGGACGACTGGGTGTTGGTCGACTTCCACCAAAATGTTTCTGTCAAACTCGAGTGTGACCTTGAAAGTGACGCCATTAGTTTCCTTAGCCATGAACCCCCAAAGTGTGACTCAGAGTGTGGCTCCCTCGAGAACGACCTGGTGTTCCTCGAGAGCCACTTCGAGGGCCACCTTGAGTCTAGTCTTGACCCTGAGCTGACCCTTGAGAGTCTGGTTCTGGAGGACGAGCCTGGTATCCTCGACTCTTCTGATGGAGGAGAGGTGAaacaagacaaggaggagaaggaggaggtctTAAAGGATGGGCCTGGCCTCCTCGGATTTCTTGATgtggaagaggtgaaagaagacgaggagggggaggaggaggaggaggatgaagaggagacgCTATTCTTTTCTGATTTTCATGTTGGG ggaagccacagaaggaAGCAGGTAACACTAGGGGAACGAACGCAGGATCGTATCAGGAAACCCAAGAGGCGAGTGGTTACTGCAGCTTCGGATAACTTCAAAAACCCACATACTTTGAACACCGAAGACCACCACCCGTTCTGCCGCCGCCCCAGGATCATTGAGCCCCCAGATAAGCACCccaggaagaacagaaggaggaggaggaacgggaacATCATCCCTTGTTGGTACTGTGAATCTGCGCTTGCTCAAGTTGATGTTTCCAAGGCGGTCGGCGGACGAACTGTGTATCGCTTGGACAAGAGGCTAGGCTACTCTTGA
- the LOC135091303 gene encoding uncharacterized protein LOC135091303: MTTTTITTSAPPLQALSEAAASGWLLQWAGVVGFAAARAASSYSQGRRGAQRDVTRDTPTQPSPHAPRGASRTHCSVNNAIPGQRSAQEGRAAPRGGRAGGVTLRYEETVPWGAAHTQPQPAGPKGRIIQEESPTQAQVSGAQVPTWCVPATLDGSAVRLNVRRCASYLRSHLPPLLLEGVLDTAWRTVSEEVTLGGRETSVPDHQVGEWARRAPVLLGLAASLSGARYPLDLTGLSHEVLRDAVAYVENHFAVERLSTLALTKRKATRGGVGSLVEGTVLGRLLHRGGLVSLSLNLDVVDGSVLKEVSQLSLQELDVCGGRHSEAQVLQELCGLPFSAANQVVEALRGGRLETPSVIPLRESLRRLSVSLPGLPAALYQALLAVFPGLHHYTPPCGTAACVRGYARMAGPSGATSPLSLLSLNLGRASRQDVLEAARVCPALRDVSLCIELDCEDTLSSLRACERLSGVQLSYFPSSVSAPPKVEGRLLFPLLDALGPQLLGLGLTGFNLRGGVVSALAGLPELRRLTLTDCWLAHPDAAPCQAFPSMESLVLNFLPPLDTLRLLAAGSCLQTLDVSVVASEARGNGLTDANMRQLVSSGALTSILSFCSSSPFLTLASLRHLAALPHLRTVGSLARWGLTREEFGCVGHSGPSHLLCRP; encoded by the coding sequence ATgacaactaccaccatcaccacctcggCCCCGCCCCTGCAGGCCCTGAGCGAGGCCGCCGCCTCTGGCTGGCTGCTGCAGTGGGCAGGCGTGGTGGGTTTCGCGGCGGCAAGAGCCGCTAGTAGCTACTCCCAGGGGCGGCGTGGGGCGCAGCGCGATGTCACACGTGATACGCCCACTCAGCCATCACCACACGCGCCCAGGGGCGCCTCCAGGACGCACTGCTCGGTAAACAACGCAATTCCTGGACAGCGATCAGCCCAGGAAGGCAGAGCCGCGCCCCGGGGCGGCAGGGCGGGAGGCGTGACGCTGAGGTACGAGGAGACAGTCCCCTGGGGCGCCGCCCACACACAGCCCCAGCCCGCGGGTCCCAAGGGCAGGATTATCCAGGAGGAGTCCCCCACGCAGGCCCAGGTGAGCGGTGCGCAGGTGCCCACTTGGTGTGTTCCCGCCACCTTGGACGGCTCCGCGGTGAGGCTCAACGTGCGGCGCTGCGCCTCCTATCTCAGGTCACACCTGCCGCCCCTGCTGCTGGAGGGCGTACTGGACACCGCCTGGAGGACCGTGTCGGAGGAGGTGACGCTCGGGGGACGCGAGACCAGTGTCCCCGACCACCAGGTGGGGGAGTGGGCGCGGCGAGCCCCCGTGCTGCTGGGCCTCGCCGCCAGCCTCTCTGGGGCCAGGTACCCGCTGGACTTGACGGGGCTGTCCCACGAGGTGCTGCGGGACGCCGTGGCCTACGTGGAGAACCACTTTGCCGTGGAGCGACTCAGCACGCTGGCACTGACCAAGAGGAAGGCGACGCGGGGCGGCGTGGGGAGCCTGGTGGAGGGCACCGTGCTGGGGCGGCTGCTGCACCGGGGCGGCCTGGTGAGCCTCTCCCTCAACCTGGACGTGGTGGACGGCAGTGTGCTGAAGGAAGTATCCCAGCTGTCCCTGCAGGAGCTGGACGTGTGTGGCGGCAGACACAGCGAGGCGCAGGTGCTGCAGGAGCTGTGCGGGTTGCCCTTCAGCGCCGCGAACCAGGTGGTGGAGGCACTTCGCGGCGGCCGCCTCGAGACACCGTCCGTCATTCCCCTGAGAGAGTCGTTGCGCAGACTCAGCGTGTCACTGCCAGGGCTGCCCGCAGCCCTATACCAGGCGCTGCTCGCCGTGTTCCCCGGGTTGCACCACTACACCCCGCCCTGCGGTACCGCGGCCTGCGTACGAGGTTACGCTCGGATGGCGGGGCCGTCGGGCGCCACGAGCCCACTCAGTCTGCTGAGCCTCAATCTGGGCCGCGCCTCAAGACAAGACGTCCTGGAGGCGGCGCGCGTGTGCCCCGCTCTCAGGGACGTGTCACTGTGCATCGAGCTGGACTGCGAGGACACGCTGAGTTCTCTGCGCGCGTGCGAGCGTCTGTCAGGCGTGCAGCTGTCTTACTTCCCGTCCTCTGTGTCCGCCCCGCCCAAGGTGGAGGGGCGCCTGCTGTTCCCGCTGCTGGACGCCCTCGGGCCGCAGCTGCTCGGCCTGGGCCTGACGGGGTTCAACCTGCGCGGTGGCGTGGTGTCTGCGTTGGCCGGCCTGCCGGAGCTGCGGCGCCTCACGCTGACAGACTGCTGGCTGGCGCACCCTGACGCAGCGCCCTGCCAGGCCTTCCCCAGTATGGAGAGTCTCGTCCTCAATTTCTTGCCGCCGCTGGACACCCTGCGACTGCTGGCGGCGGGGTCGTGCTTGCAGACCTTGGACGTCAGTGTGGTGGCCTCAGAGGCGCGGGGGAACGGCCTGACGGACGCCAACATGCGGCAGCTGGTATCCTCCGGTGCCCTCACCTCCATCCTAAGCTTCTGCTCGTCCTCGCCTTTCCTCACCCTGGCCTCGCTCCGCCACCTGGCCGCCCTGCCGCATCTCAGGACTGTGGGCAGCCTGGCACGTTGGGGCCTCACCCGAGAGGAGTTTGGCTGTGTGGGTCACTCAGGACCCTCACACCTGCTGTGCCGTCCATGA